A stretch of DNA from Cyanobacteriota bacterium:
TAAGGCAATTCTTGACTTGCGCAAAGGGCAACGAGTCACCAATGACAATCCTGAGGCGACTTTCGAGGCGCTCAAGAAATTTGGTAAAGATCTTACTGAGATTGCTGCAGCAGGAAAACTCGACCCGGTTATTGGAAGAGACGAGGAGATTCGTCGAGTGATTCAAGTACTCTCTCGTCGTCGTAAAAACAATCCTGTTTTGGTTGGACCACCGGGTGTTGGTAAAACGGCAATCGCTGAAGGGCTGGCTCAGAGAATTATTAATAGAGATGTACCAGAAGGACTCAAGGACAAAAAAGTAATTGAGCTTGATATGGGTGCGCTGATTGCGGGTGCTAAATTCCGCGGTGAGTTTGAAGAAAGACTTAAGTCGGTACTCAAAGAAGTGCAAGCTGCTGAAGGCGAGATTATTTTATTTATTGATGAGCTGCACACAGTTGTTGGAGCTGGAGCTACCGATGGAGCGATGGATGCTAGTAATTTACTCAAACCAGCGCTTGCGCGTGGTGAGCTGCATTGTATTGGTGCAACGACAATTGATGAGTATCGTAAACATATTGAAAAGGATTCAGCCTTAGAGAGACGTTTTCAGATGGTGCATGTTGATGAGCCGACTGTTGAGGAGACTATCTCCATCTTACGCGGGCTTAAGGGCAAATACGAAGCGCATCATGGTGTGCGTATTATGGATAATGCAATTATTGCGGCTGCTAAACTTTCACATAGATATATTGCTGATAGATTTTTGCCAGATAAGGCAATTGATTTAATTGATGAGGCGACAGCCAAGGTGAGAGTTGAGATTGATTCTTCACCGCAAGAGCTTGACGCGCTTGATCGCAAGATCATGCAACTCAAGATTGAAAAAGAAGCTTTAAAAACTGAAGTCGATAAACCAGAAAGTAAAGAAAGACTCGGTAAATTAGAACTGGAACTCAAGGACTTGAGCGAGCAAGCGGAAGCTTTGAGAACTCAATGGCAAGCAGAAAAATCATCTATTACTGGTGTCAAAGATCTCAAGCAAAAGATAGAAGAAACCAAGGCGCAAATTGAAGATGCTGAGCGTAAAGCAGACTTGCAAAGGGCTGCTGAACTTAAGTTCGGAACCTTGCTTGAACTAGAGAAACAACTTGAAGCATCTGGCGAGCAGTCAACAGCAAAGTCACTTCTTAAAGAAGAAATTAATGAAGAAGAGATCGCAGAGATTGTTGCAAGGTGGACAGGTATTCCTGTAACTAAATTATTAGCGGAAGAATCTCAAAAGCTAGTCAGTCTTGAAGAAGAGTTGGAGCGCAGAGTCAAGGGTCAAGAAGACGCTGTTAAGTCAGTGGCTCAAGCTGTTAAACGCTCAAGAGCTGGTTTGGCAAATCCAAACAAACCAATTGCATCTTTTATGTTTTTGGGTCCAACGGGCGTGGGTAAAACCGAACTTGCTAAAGCATTAGCAGAGTCATTGTTTGATGATGAGAACGCCATGATTCGGATTGATATGTCAGAGTATCAAGAAGAGCATAGTGTCGCTCGCATGATTGGTGCGCCTCCAGGCTATGTTGGTTATGACGAAGGCGGGCAGCTCACCGAAGCAGTTAGACGTAAGCCATATTCAATAGTCTTGCTTGATGAGTTTGAAAAAGCACATCCTGATGTTTCTAATATCTTATTGCAAGTTTTGGATGATGGACAGCTTACTGACGGTAGAGGCAAGCGAGTTGATTTTAAAAACACTCTCATCATCATGACTTCCAATTTTGGCAGTCAATTTATTATTGACAAACAATTACATAATGGTTTCTTACCAGAAGGTGAAGAAGCTGTTTGTGAAGAAACTCGCAAAGAATATATCAAGCAAGAAATCCAAGAAATGATGAGGGGACACTTTAGACCTGAATTTTTGAATCGGATTGATGAAATTATTATTTTCTCACCACTCAAGCTTAGTTTAATGAAAGATATAGTCAAGATTCAGATGAAAGGTCTCAAAGAAAGACTAGCTGACAAGAAAATTGAACTAGAACTCACTGATTATGCTCTTGAGCAACTAGGTATCATTGGCTATGATCCGAGTTTTGGTGCAAGGCCGGTCAAAAGAGTTATTCAAACTCGGATTGAAAACGAGTTAGCTAATATGATCTTGGCGGGTCAATTACCTGCTAATTCTAAGGTCAAAGTTGATTTTGTTGATGATTTTGAGTTTGCCGTAAACTAAGCTGTCATTGCAAGCCATGAAAGGCGTGGCAATCTAATAGAGTTCTTGCGAAACCTTCGGTTTCGAATGAGGTCTATTACAGAGACTTAATTTAAATTAACTAACCACTAGATTGCTTCGTAATGACCGTAATTTGATAACATTAAATTCATGTCGATTCAGATTCTACCCGAACACATAGCAAACCAAATTGCTGCTGGCGAAGTAGTAGAAGGGCCCAGTTCCATCATCAAAGAGCTTGTTGAAAATAGCATTGATGCTGCTGCAACAAAGATCGATATTGAATTAAGCAAACAGCTTTTGAAAATAGTAGTAGTGGATAACGGCACGGGCATGAGCCCAGAAGATTTGGTCTTAGCTTTTAAGAGACACGCAACTAGCAAGATCACAGTAATTGAGGATCTTTACAATCTTGATACTAATGGTTTTAGAGGAGAAGCTCTTGCCAGTATCTCAGCTGTTAGTCGTTTGACTTGCGTGACCAAGCGTGATGAAGATACTCATGCAAGCAAAATCTATATCGAAAATGATAAGCAAGAACTTAGTCAGGCAGGTGCTGCCACTGGCACCAAGATTGTTATTGATGATTTATTTTTTAATACGCCAGCT
This window harbors:
- the clpB gene encoding ATP-dependent chaperone ClpB, coding for MDFSKFTKNCQTAVMNTQELIKSLDHATVEPEHLFASICLLDDIKNSIFYKIFENNKVDIHQFNDKIRAYLKSQPKASPLAVPNQGLANTAETQALFDKALATTQSMQDDYVSLEHILIAAFDIKGELPKILQSFGLNQDKVRKAILDLRKGQRVTNDNPEATFEALKKFGKDLTEIAAAGKLDPVIGRDEEIRRVIQVLSRRRKNNPVLVGPPGVGKTAIAEGLAQRIINRDVPEGLKDKKVIELDMGALIAGAKFRGEFEERLKSVLKEVQAAEGEIILFIDELHTVVGAGATDGAMDASNLLKPALARGELHCIGATTIDEYRKHIEKDSALERRFQMVHVDEPTVEETISILRGLKGKYEAHHGVRIMDNAIIAAAKLSHRYIADRFLPDKAIDLIDEATAKVRVEIDSSPQELDALDRKIMQLKIEKEALKTEVDKPESKERLGKLELELKDLSEQAEALRTQWQAEKSSITGVKDLKQKIEETKAQIEDAERKADLQRAAELKFGTLLELEKQLEASGEQSTAKSLLKEEINEEEIAEIVARWTGIPVTKLLAEESQKLVSLEEELERRVKGQEDAVKSVAQAVKRSRAGLANPNKPIASFMFLGPTGVGKTELAKALAESLFDDENAMIRIDMSEYQEEHSVARMIGAPPGYVGYDEGGQLTEAVRRKPYSIVLLDEFEKAHPDVSNILLQVLDDGQLTDGRGKRVDFKNTLIIMTSNFGSQFIIDKQLHNGFLPEGEEAVCEETRKEYIKQEIQEMMRGHFRPEFLNRIDEIIIFSPLKLSLMKDIVKIQMKGLKERLADKKIELELTDYALEQLGIIGYDPSFGARPVKRVIQTRIENELANMILAGQLPANSKVKVDFVDDFEFAVN